The genomic stretch GCCTGCGGGACGGTGCCGTTGACGATCTGCATCGAGCCGCCGCCGACCAGCTTCTTGAACTTGACCAGCGCGAGGTCGGGCTCAAGGCCGGTGGTGTCGCAGGACATCGCCAGACCGATGGTGCCGGTCGGGGCGATGACGGACGCCTGGGAGTTACGGAAACCGTTCTTCTCGCCGAGGCGCAGCACGTCCTGCCAGGCCTCCGTGGCGGCGGCCCAGATCGGCGTGTCCAGGTCGTCCATACGGACGGCCTTGGTGTTCTCGTCGGCGTGCTGCTTCATGACCCGCAGGTGGGGCTGCGCGTTGCGGGCGTAGCCGTCGTACGCGCCGACGACCGCGGCGAGTTCGGCGGAGCGCTTGTACGAGGTGCCGGTCATCAGGGAGGTGATGGCACCGGCGAGGGCGCGGCCGCCGTTGGAGTCGTAGGCGTGGCCGGTCGCCATCAGCAGGGCGCCGAGGTTGGCGTAGCCGATGCCGAGCTGGCGGAACGCGCGGGTGTTCTCGCCGATCTTCTGGGTGGGGAAGTCCGCGAAGCAGATGGAGATGTCCATCGCGGTGATGACGAGCTCGACGACCTTCGCGAAGCGCTCGACGTCGAAGGACTGGCTGCCCTTGCCGTCGTCCTTCAGGAACTTCATCAGGTTCAGCGAGGCCAGGTTGCAGGACGTGTTGTCCAGGTGCATGTACTCGCTGCACGGGTTCGAGCCGTTGATCCGGCCGGACTCCGGGCAGGTGTGCCAGTGGTTGATGGTGTCGTCGTACTGGATGCCCGGGTCGGCGCAGGCCCAGGCTGCCTCGGCCATCTTGCGGAACAGGGCCTTGGCGTCGACCTCTTCGATGACCTCGCCGGTCATCCGCGCGCGGAGGCCGAACTTGCCGCCGGTCTCTACCGCCTTCATGAACTCGTCGTTCACGCGGACGGAGTTGTTGGCGTTCTGGTACTGGACGGACGTGATGTCGTCGCCGCCCAGGTCCATGTCGAAGCCCGCGTCGCGCAGGGCGCGGATCTTCTCCTCTTCCTTGACCTTGGTCTCGATGAAGTCCTCGATGTCGGGGTGGTCGACGTCGAGGATGACCATCTTGGCCGCGCGGCGGGTGGCGCCACCGGACTTGATGGTGCCGGCCGAGGCATCGGCGCCGCGCATGAAGGAGACCGGTCCTGAGGCGTTGCCGCCGGAGGACAGGAGCTCCTTGGAGGAGCGGATGCGGGAGAGGTTCAGGCCGGCGCCGGAGCCGCCCTTGAAGATCATGCCCTCTTCCTTGTACCAGTCGAGGATCGACTCCATGGAGTCGTCGACGGACAGGATGAAGCAGGCGGAGACCTGCTGGGGCTGGGGCGTGCCGACGTTGAACCAGACGGGGCTGTTGAAGCTGAAGATCTGGTGCAGGAGGGCGTAGGCCAGCTCGTGCTCGAAGATCTCGGCATCGGCGGGCGAGGAGAAGTACTTGTAGTCCTCGCCGGCCTTCCGGTACGTCTTCACGATGCGGTCGATGAGCTGCTTGAGGCTCACCTCGCGCTGCGGGGTGCCGACGGCACCGCGGAAGTACTTGCTGGTGACGATGTTGACCGCGTTCACCGACCAGAAGTCGGGGAACTCGACGCCGCGC from Streptomyces davaonensis JCM 4913 encodes the following:
- a CDS encoding vitamin B12-dependent ribonucleotide reductase, which encodes MTETASGPARGSRAKGTKATKGLRIERIHTTPGVHPYDEVQWERRDVVMTNWRDGSVNFEQRGVEFPDFWSVNAVNIVTSKYFRGAVGTPQREVSLKQLIDRIVKTYRKAGEDYKYFSSPADAEIFEHELAYALLHQIFSFNSPVWFNVGTPQPQQVSACFILSVDDSMESILDWYKEEGMIFKGGSGAGLNLSRIRSSKELLSSGGNASGPVSFMRGADASAGTIKSGGATRRAAKMVILDVDHPDIEDFIETKVKEEEKIRALRDAGFDMDLGGDDITSVQYQNANNSVRVNDEFMKAVETGGKFGLRARMTGEVIEEVDAKALFRKMAEAAWACADPGIQYDDTINHWHTCPESGRINGSNPCSEYMHLDNTSCNLASLNLMKFLKDDGKGSQSFDVERFAKVVELVITAMDISICFADFPTQKIGENTRAFRQLGIGYANLGALLMATGHAYDSNGGRALAGAITSLMTGTSYKRSAELAAVVGAYDGYARNAQPHLRVMKQHADENTKAVRMDDLDTPIWAAATEAWQDVLRLGEKNGFRNSQASVIAPTGTIGLAMSCDTTGLEPDLALVKFKKLVGGGSMQIVNGTVPQALRRLGYQEEQIEAIVAHIAEHGNVVNAPGLKHEHYEVFDCAMGERSISAMGHVRMMAAIQPWISGALSKTVNMPESATVEEVEEIYFEAWKLGVKALAIYRDNCKVGQPLSAKTKEKEKTEVTQKAEATIRETVEKVIEYRPVRKRLPKGRPGITTSFTVGGAEGYMTANSYPDDGLGEVFLKMSKQGSTLAGMMDAFSIAVSVGLQYGVPLETYVSKFTNMRFEPAGMTDDPDVRMAQSIVDYIFRRLALDFLPFETRSALGIHSAEERQRHLETGSYEPADDEVDVEGLAQSAPRTQELKAVVTPKAAVEEAKPAPKQAHTSAELVEMQLGIQADAPLCFSCGTKMQRAGSCYICEGCGSTSGCS